A single genomic interval of Spinacia oleracea cultivar Varoflay chromosome 6, BTI_SOV_V1, whole genome shotgun sequence harbors:
- the LOC110786395 gene encoding uncharacterized protein At4g10930 isoform X2 gives MRSGSVTYEETLTLDTSIACDACDIWYHAFCVGFDPEGTGVDSWLCPRCLVNEADQNTDLKETHLTGKNVDHHLVDTSSGKVSICVADTGETAVVVSRIDSKDVVDELIMNLQSNRELTHHCKAERSMLCSDCLPEMKKPSVQGIDSIQPESNVPSAKFRETVIKSEPDESESRMSLDVGPGLASTLSGDKDKNLSGGDECLNGASTDESLEDVKADIAPRLGLKRKHPGHSSQEIDDNGHHEGKLVGASSAKKVKAQRRTRNTSLNDQADVCTPGVLKKKRKLIERSAVEVDGNSTVKKNQPIDIMSIVQEVKLSTENRLAHKKNADKCASVEKISAGLRVKKIMRRPSEEKESEAVVQKLKKEIREAVRKKSSDDIGKNILDPNLLTAFRAAVAGSVAEPAKKASSAMIKAKKLMLQKGKARENLTKKIYATSSGKRRRAWDRDCEIEFWKHRCLTTSKPEKIDTLRSVLSLLQKRPEAKNIVEHTSEEDTEAPILSRLYLADTSLFPRKDDIKPLSFLKAAAASSNQNNTLSSGEKCIESGPDNGTTKSLNRIVDPAQSNSTDDKKKTVCASGNNGAASGKFHANGLPNKVSPQKKMTGKTNDVKIDKRKWALEVLARKNASGDTSSMHQKQENDVLKANYPLLAELPTDMRPELAPTRQNKIAISVRQAQLHRLTEHFLKMTNLSSMHRTAETELAVADAINIEKQVADRSNSKAVYLNLCSQEIRSRTNCNTSDTLASSPVPVSSPSSPAPVPLKDDQSSTSSPKSEAEAALRAAGLLSDSPPSSPLHKVVDLNVDDDTSLGEDKEEELKSIFEMECQPDLDIYGDFEYNLDEEDYIGATAVNASKAQPEEGESKVKVIFSTLNSIELDNAAEAKEEDLPKTDTLSTPSMPECPNDADSGSSPMEDKMDSVPFPGDTSLDGEGEELSLAECEALYGPDKEQSTKHFSFLVPADNSGLQTANDLDTSNSDKNKETTDSLHSIIVGENSSNSSVPKETSEKEKKTDPKVDKKSEHAESVLKKVEAYIKEHIRPLCKSGVITVEQYRWAVAKTTEKVMKYHSKAKNANFLIKEGEKVKKLAGQYIETAKHKENK, from the exons ATTATGAATCTTCAATCCAATCGAGAACTAACTCATCATTGTAAAGCTGAGCGATCCATGTTGTGCTCTGATTGTTTACCTGAGATGAAAAAACCATCTGTTCAAGGGATTGACTCTATCCAACCAGAATCAAATGTTCCTTCTGCAAAGTTCAGGGAAACTGTTATTAAAAGTGAGCCAGATGAGAGCGAATCAAGAATGTCTCTTGATGTGGGGCCAGGTCTTGCTTCAACCTTATCAG GTGACAAAGATAAAAATTTATCCGGTGGGGATGAGTGTCTGAATGGTGCTTCAACTGATGAGAGCTTGGAAGATGTGAAGGCTGATATTGCTCCGAGACTTGGTCTGAAGCGAAAACATCCTGGTCACAG TTCTCAGGAGATTGATGATAATGGGCATCATGAAGGTAAGCTTGTGGGTGCATCTTCAGCAAAAAAAGTTAAAGCTCAGCGACGTACCAGAAATACTTCTTTGAATGACCAAGCAGATGTCTGCACTCCTGGGGTcttgaagaaaaagagaaaactgATAGAAAGATCTGCAGTTGAAGTAGACGGGAATAGTACGGTGAAGAAGAATCAACCTATTGACATAATGAGTATAGTCCAGGAGGTGAAACTCAGCACAGAAAATAGGCTTGCACATAAAAAAAACGCTGATAAATGTGCCAGTGTAGAAAAGATTTCAGCTGGACTACGAGTGAAAAAGATCATGAGGAGACCTAGTGAAGAAAAGGAATCAGAAGCTGTAGTACAGAAGCTGAAAAAGGAAATCAGAGAAGCTGTCCGCAAGAAGTCGTCAGATGATATTGGGAAAAACATCTTGGACCCTAATCTGCTGACTGCTTTCAGAGCTGCAGTAGCAGGATCTGTGGCTGAACCAGCTAAGAAGGCATCTTCTGCAATGATCAAAGCAAAGAAGTTAATGTTACAGAAGGGAAAAGCAAGAGAGAATCTCACAAAAAAGATATATGCAACATCTAGTGGAAAAAGAAGACGTGCATGGGACCGTGATTgtgaaattgaattttggaagCACCGCTGCTTGACAACTTCTAAACCAGAAAAAATTGATACTTTGAGATCAGTTCTCAGTCTTCTACAAAAGAGACCAGAGGCCAAAAATATTGTGGAACATACTTCTGAGGAAGACACAGAAGCTCCAATTCTTTCGAGGCTTTATCTAGCTGATACTTCTCTTTTCCCTCGAAAGGATGATATCAAGCCTCTTTCCTTTCTGAAAGCTGCTGCTGCTTCTTCCAACCAGAATAACACACTTTCTTCAGGAGAAAAGTGTATTGAATCTGGTCCTGATAATGGTACCACTAAATCTTTGAACAGAATTGTGGATCCTGCCCAAAGTAATTCCACTGATGACAAGAAGAAAACTGTTTGCGCCAGTGGTAATAATGGAGCTGCCTCTGGTAAATTTCATGCAAATGGACTCCCCAATAAGGTATCTCCCCAAAAGAAGATGACTGGCAAAACAAATGACGTAAAGATTGATAAAAGGAAATGGGCCCTTGAGGTTCTTGCGAGAAAAAATGCTTCTGGTGATACAAGTTCCATGCATCAGAAACAAGAAAATGATGTATTAAAGGCAAATTATCCTTTATTG GCTGAATTGCCGACAGATATGAGACCCGAACTAGCACCCACTCGCCAGAATAAGATTGCCATTTCAGTTCGCCAG GCACAACTTCACCGCTTGACTGAACATTTCCTTAAGATGACAAACTTGTCATCTATGCATCGAACTGCTGAAACTGAGCTGGCTGTTGCGGATGCTATCAACATCGAAAAGCAGGTTGCGGACAGGTCCAACAGCAAGGCTGTCTATTTGAATCTTTGTTCACAGGAGATACGAAGCCGTACAAATTGCAATACTTCCGACACTCTGGCATCAAGTCCAGTACCAGTATCTTCTCCTTCAAGCCCAGCACCAGTACCCTTAAAAGATGATCAATCTTCGACATCATCTCCTAAATCTGAAGCTGAGGCAGCTTTAAGAGCTGCTGGTCTTTTGTCCGATTCTCCGCCAAGTAGTCCACTCCACAAGGTTGTTGATCTCAATGTTGATGATGATACTTCCTTAGGAGAGGacaaagaagaagaattgaagagTATATTTGAAATGGAATGTCAACCTGATCTAGACATTTATGGTGATTTTGAGTATAACTTGGACGAAGAGGATTATATTGGTGCTACTGCAGTTAATGCATCGAAAGCACAACCAGAAGAGGGGGAGTCAAAAGTAAAAGTTATTTTCTCCACGCTGAATTCCATTGAATTAGATAATGCTGCAGAGGCTAAAGAGGAGGATTTGCCGAAGACTGATACACTGAGCACACCAAGTATGCCTGAGTGTCCCAATGATGCTGACAGTGGAAGCTCACCCATGGAAGATAAGATGGATTCTGTACCATTTCCTGGAGACACCTCTCTGGATGGAGAAGGTGAAGAACTCTCGCTTGCGGAATGTGAAGCGCTATATGGTCCAGACAAGGAGCAATCTACCAAACATTTTTCCTTCTTGGTTCCAGCCGACAATTCTGGTTTGCAGACAGCCAATGATCTTGACACTAGCAATTCCGACAAGAATAAAGAGACCACAGATTCTCTTCACAGCATTATTGTTGGGGAAAATTCTTCCAACTCTTCTGTCCCTAAAGAAACATctgagaaagaaaagaagactGATCCAAAGGTTGACAAGAAAAGTGAGCATGCTGAATCAGTGCTAAAAAAG GTAGAAGCTTACATAAAAGAGCACATCAGGCCACTCTGCAAGAGTGGTGTGATCACAGTGGAGCAATATAGATGGGCAGTAGCGAAAACGACCGAGAAGGTAATGAAATATCACTCTAAAGCTAAAAATGCCAATTTTCTTATCAAGGAAGGTGAAAAGGTGAAGAAGCTTGCGGGGCAATATATCGAGACGGCCAAACACAAGGAAAATAAGTAG